The proteins below are encoded in one region of Bacteroides uniformis:
- a CDS encoding tryptophanase, which translates to MELPFAEAWKIKMVEPIRKSTRQEREQWLKEAHYNVFQLKSEQVYIDLITDSGTGAMSDRQWAGMMLGDESYAGATSFFKLKEVITRLTGFEYIIPTHQGRAAENVLFSYLVHEGDIVPGNSHFDTTKGHIEGRRALALDCTIDEAKQTQLEIPFKGNVDPKKLEKALQEHSERIPFVIVTITNNTAGGQPVSMQNLREVRAIADKYGKPVLFDSARFAENAYFIKMREEGYRNKSIKEITREMFDLADGMTMSAKKDGIVNMGGFIATRRKDWYEGAKGFCVQFEGYLTYGGMNGRDMNALAIGLDENTEFDNLETRIHQVGYLAMKLDEYGIPYQRPAGGHAIFVDAPKVLTHVPKEEFPAQTLTAELYLEAGIRGCEIGYLLADRDPVTRENRFNGLDLLRLAIPRRVYTNNHMDVVAAALKNVYDKRESITRGVRITWEAPLMRHFTVQLERL; encoded by the coding sequence ATGGAATTACCATTTGCCGAAGCATGGAAAATCAAAATGGTGGAACCTATCCGCAAAAGTACCCGCCAGGAACGCGAACAATGGCTGAAAGAGGCCCACTACAACGTATTCCAACTCAAATCGGAACAAGTTTATATCGACCTCATCACCGACTCGGGCACCGGAGCCATGAGCGACCGCCAATGGGCAGGCATGATGCTGGGTGACGAAAGCTATGCCGGAGCCACCTCATTCTTCAAACTGAAGGAAGTCATCACCCGCCTCACCGGATTTGAATACATTATCCCCACCCACCAGGGACGCGCTGCCGAAAATGTACTCTTCTCCTACTTGGTGCACGAGGGCGACATTGTGCCGGGAAACTCCCATTTCGACACCACCAAAGGACATATCGAGGGACGCCGGGCATTGGCTCTGGACTGCACCATAGACGAAGCCAAACAGACACAGCTGGAAATTCCCTTCAAAGGCAATGTAGACCCTAAAAAACTGGAAAAAGCATTACAGGAACATAGCGAACGGATACCGTTCGTCATCGTCACCATAACCAACAACACTGCAGGCGGCCAGCCGGTTTCCATGCAGAACCTGCGCGAAGTCCGCGCCATTGCCGACAAGTACGGCAAGCCCGTTCTCTTTGACTCGGCACGCTTTGCGGAAAATGCCTACTTCATCAAAATGAGAGAAGAAGGTTACCGCAACAAGAGCATAAAGGAAATTACCCGCGAGATGTTTGACCTTGCCGACGGTATGACGATGAGTGCCAAAAAAGACGGTATTGTCAACATGGGCGGATTCATAGCCACCCGCCGGAAAGACTGGTATGAAGGTGCCAAAGGCTTCTGCGTGCAGTTCGAAGGCTACCTTACTTACGGAGGCATGAACGGTCGTGACATGAACGCCCTTGCCATCGGCCTGGATGAAAATACTGAATTTGACAATCTGGAAACCCGCATTCACCAGGTGGGCTATCTAGCCATGAAACTGGATGAGTACGGGATACCCTACCAACGTCCCGCAGGCGGCCATGCCATATTTGTGGATGCCCCCAAAGTGCTGACACATGTGCCCAAAGAAGAATTCCCGGCACAAACACTGACCGCTGAGCTCTATCTGGAAGCAGGCATACGCGGCTGCGAAATCGGGTATCTGCTGGCAGACCGCGACCCGGTGACCCGCGAAAACCGCTTCAACGGCCTGGACTTGCTTCGGCTTGCCATCCCCCGCCGCGTGTATACCAACAACCACATGGATGTGGTGGCAGCCGCTTTGAAAAATGTATATGACAAACGGGAAAGTATTACCCGCGGAGTGCGCATCACCTGGGAAGCTCCGTTGATGAGACACTTCACGGTACAACTGGAAAGGCTGTAA
- a CDS encoding response regulator transcription factor, which yields MNNYRILVVDDEEDLCEILKFNLENEGYEVDTANSAEEALRMDIGSYNLLLLDVMMGEISGFKMASMLKKDKKTAQIPIIFITAKDTENDTVTGFNLGADDYISKPFSLREVAARVKAVLRRTQQGETEHAPEQIVYKTLVLNVIKKKVCIDGEEAPLTKKEFEILLLLLQNKGRVFSREDILNRIWSDEVYVLDRTIDVNITRLRKKIGVYGKCIVTRLGYGYCFEAE from the coding sequence ATGAACAATTACCGGATTTTAGTAGTGGATGATGAAGAAGACTTATGTGAAATTCTGAAGTTCAACCTCGAAAACGAAGGCTACGAAGTGGACACGGCGAACTCTGCCGAAGAAGCTCTGAGAATGGACATTGGCAGCTACAACCTACTACTGCTGGACGTGATGATGGGAGAAATTTCCGGCTTCAAAATGGCAAGTATGCTGAAGAAGGACAAGAAGACGGCCCAGATACCCATCATCTTCATTACCGCCAAAGATACGGAAAATGACACCGTGACTGGCTTCAACCTGGGAGCGGACGACTATATATCCAAACCCTTCTCGCTGCGCGAAGTAGCGGCACGTGTCAAAGCCGTACTGAGACGCACCCAACAAGGAGAGACAGAGCATGCACCGGAACAGATTGTCTACAAGACACTGGTGCTGAACGTCATCAAGAAGAAAGTCTGCATTGACGGTGAAGAGGCACCGCTCACCAAAAAAGAGTTTGAAATCTTATTGCTGCTTTTGCAGAATAAAGGACGCGTATTCTCGCGCGAGGATATACTGAACCGCATCTGGAGTGATGAAGTATATGTGCTGGACCGTACCATCGACGTAAACATCACACGCCTACGCAAGAAAATCGGAGTTTATGGCAAATGCATCGTAACACGCTTGGGATATGGATATTGTTTCGAAGCCGAATAA
- a CDS encoding sensor histidine kinase codes for MDIVSKPNNDRHFLSFSRKLFLSVISLFLIFAACFIAYQYQREKEYKVELLDTQLQDYNDRLHQELRYLPDSLWTSMLDSYISKHVNKELRVTVVDLHGNVLFDSSQNDSHELDNHIKRPEVQKALKDGKGYDLRRISETTGKTYFYSATAYEGCIIRSALPYNVNLMNNLAADPHYIWFTVIVSLLLISVFYKFTSKLGSAINHLREFAKRADKNEPIDMDIQAAFPHNELGEISQHIIQIYKRLRETKEALYIEREKLITHLQTSREGLGVFNRDKKEILVNNLFTQYGNLISDSNLQATEEIFSICEFQKITDFINKAQKRPSYNEERRMSVHINKNGRTFIVECIIFQDLSFEISINDITQEEEQVRLKRQLTQNIAHELKTPVSSIQGYLETIVNNENIAPEKMQVFLERCYAQSNRLSRLLRDISVLTRMDEAANMIDMEKVDISMLVSNIVNEVSLELEQKQITVVNSLKPKIQLRGNYSLLYSIFRNLMDNAIAYAGTNIHINISCFREDENYYYFSFADTGIGVSPEHLNRLFERFYRVDKGRSRKLGGTGLGLAIVKNAVLIHGGTISAKNNQGGGLEFVFTLAKER; via the coding sequence ATGGATATTGTTTCGAAGCCGAATAACGACAGACACTTTCTGTCCTTCAGCCGGAAGCTTTTCCTTTCGGTCATTTCACTGTTCCTCATATTCGCCGCATGCTTCATCGCCTACCAGTATCAGCGGGAAAAGGAATATAAAGTGGAGCTACTGGACACGCAGTTGCAAGACTATAATGACAGACTACACCAGGAACTTCGTTATCTCCCCGACAGCCTATGGACTTCCATGCTGGACAGCTACATCTCCAAGCATGTGAACAAGGAATTGCGCGTCACTGTGGTAGACCTTCATGGCAACGTATTGTTCGACAGCTCCCAGAACGACAGCCATGAACTGGACAACCACATCAAACGCCCCGAAGTGCAGAAAGCGCTGAAAGACGGCAAGGGCTACGACCTACGGCGCATCTCCGAAACCACCGGCAAGACCTATTTCTATTCTGCCACCGCCTACGAAGGCTGCATCATCCGCTCAGCCCTCCCCTACAACGTCAACCTGATGAACAATCTGGCTGCCGACCCACACTACATCTGGTTCACGGTCATTGTATCACTGCTGCTGATATCCGTCTTCTACAAATTCACCTCCAAACTGGGCAGCGCCATCAACCACCTGCGCGAGTTTGCCAAAAGAGCCGACAAGAACGAACCTATAGACATGGACATACAAGCCGCCTTTCCGCACAATGAGCTTGGAGAGATTTCGCAGCATATCATACAGATATACAAGCGCCTGCGCGAAACCAAAGAGGCGCTTTACATTGAGCGCGAAAAGCTTATCACCCATTTGCAAACCTCCCGCGAAGGACTGGGCGTATTCAACAGAGACAAAAAGGAGATATTGGTAAACAATCTGTTCACCCAATACGGCAATCTGATTTCAGACTCCAACCTGCAGGCTACCGAAGAGATATTCTCCATCTGCGAATTCCAGAAGATAACGGATTTCATCAACAAGGCGCAGAAGCGCCCCTCCTACAACGAAGAACGAAGGATGTCCGTACACATCAACAAGAACGGACGCACCTTCATCGTGGAGTGCATCATCTTCCAAGACCTCAGCTTTGAAATTTCCATCAACGACATCACCCAGGAAGAAGAGCAAGTACGGCTGAAACGGCAGTTGACCCAGAACATCGCCCACGAGCTGAAAACCCCCGTAAGCAGCATACAAGGTTATCTGGAAACCATCGTGAACAACGAAAACATTGCACCCGAAAAGATGCAGGTCTTCCTGGAACGCTGCTACGCGCAAAGCAACCGCCTGAGCCGCCTGCTGCGCGACATATCCGTACTGACCCGCATGGACGAAGCCGCCAACATGATTGATATGGAAAAGGTGGACATCAGCATGCTGGTTTCAAACATCGTCAACGAAGTGTCCCTGGAACTGGAACAGAAGCAAATCACCGTTGTCAATTCCCTAAAACCGAAGATACAGTTGCGGGGCAACTACTCTCTACTCTACTCCATCTTCCGCAATCTCATGGACAACGCCATCGCTTATGCCGGCACCAACATACACATCAACATCAGTTGTTTCCGCGAAGACGAGAATTACTACTATTTCAGTTTTGCCGATACCGGCATCGGCGTTTCTCCCGAACATCTGAACCGTTTGTTCGAACGCTTCTACCGTGTAGACAAAGGACGCTCGCGCAAGTTGGGCGGCACCGGCTTGGGGCTCGCCATAGTGAAGAATGCAGTCCTTATTCACGGAGGCACCATCTCTGCCAAAAACAACCAAGGCGGAGGACTGGAGTTTGTATTCACACTGGCAAAAGAGAGATAA
- a CDS encoding 4'-phosphopantetheinyl transferase family protein, which translates to MPLFLQHTALPCRWGIWKTEESPEELLAMLPHQEVYREGMRRFTAAHRRLEWLAVRVLLYTLSGEEKEIAYHPSGKPYLADDSASLSISHTKGYVAVVLGLPGREVGVDIEQYGERVRKVAHKFMREDEQPSVFRGTDTWSLLLHWSAKETMFKCLNASEVDFRGHMRILPFAVNESGVFSAEEYRTVEKRRFTIHYYLFPDFVLTLSL; encoded by the coding sequence GTGCCCCTCTTCTTGCAACATACCGCTCTTCCCTGTCGATGGGGAATTTGGAAAACGGAGGAATCTCCGGAGGAATTGCTGGCCATGCTTCCTCATCAGGAAGTATACCGGGAAGGTATGCGGCGCTTCACCGCGGCACACCGCCGTTTGGAGTGGTTGGCTGTCCGCGTATTGCTTTATACTCTGTCGGGAGAAGAGAAAGAGATTGCCTATCATCCCAGTGGGAAACCTTATCTGGCGGATGACTCCGCCTCTCTCAGTATTTCGCATACGAAAGGTTATGTGGCTGTTGTCTTGGGATTGCCGGGTCGGGAAGTGGGTGTTGACATCGAGCAGTATGGTGAGCGGGTAAGGAAGGTGGCACATAAATTCATGCGCGAAGATGAACAGCCATCCGTGTTTCGCGGAACAGACACTTGGTCACTGTTGCTGCACTGGTCGGCTAAGGAGACCATGTTCAAATGCCTGAATGCTTCCGAGGTTGATTTTCGCGGGCACATGCGCATTCTGCCTTTTGCTGTAAATGAAAGCGGCGTATTCTCCGCCGAAGAATATCGTACGGTGGAGAAACGCCGGTTCACTATTCATTATTATTTGTTTCCGGATTTTGTCTTGACATTGAGTCTGTAA
- a CDS encoding single-stranded DNA-binding protein, which yields MSVNKVILIGNVGQDPKITYYEGGNCVAQLSLATTEKGYTLQNGTQIPDRTEWHNLIFRGRLGEIVEKYVHKGDKLYVEGKIRTRSYDDQGGIKRYVTEIFVDNMEMLTPRTATPGAGPYAPQAGAAPQPQQPVQPQAAPAQDNPTDDLPF from the coding sequence ATGTCAGTAAATAAAGTGATATTGATAGGAAATGTGGGACAAGACCCTAAAATAACCTATTATGAAGGTGGAAACTGTGTTGCCCAGCTTTCTTTGGCCACTACGGAGAAAGGATACACTTTGCAGAATGGTACGCAGATTCCGGACCGTACCGAATGGCATAACCTGATATTCCGTGGCCGTTTAGGCGAAATCGTTGAGAAATATGTGCATAAAGGCGATAAGCTTTACGTGGAAGGTAAGATACGTACCCGTTCTTACGATGACCAGGGAGGCATCAAGCGTTATGTGACTGAGATATTTGTCGACAATATGGAGATGCTGACTCCGAGAACGGCAACTCCCGGTGCTGGCCCTTATGCGCCGCAGGCGGGAGCCGCCCCCCAGCCACAACAACCAGTACAACCGCAGGCTGCCCCTGCACAAGATAACCCGACGGACGACTTGCCGTTCTAA
- the gldE gene encoding gliding motility-associated protein GldE, producing the protein MDPDAYLCQLADVFNGISVQTPSISAVVAIVLAGLLLLVSGFASASEIAFFSLSPSDLNAIAERKHPSDEKISNLLDNSERLLATILITNNFVNVTIIMLCNFFFMNVFQFHSPIAEFLILTVVLTFLLLLFGEIMPKIYSAQKTLAFCRFAAPGITFCRSVFYPMASMLVRSTSFLNKHMVRKNHNISVDELSHALELTDKAELSEENNILEGIIRFGGETAKEVMTSRLDVVDLDIRTPFKDVVKCIVENVYSRIPIYADSRDNIKGVLYIKDLLPHLNKGDNFRWQSLIRPAYFVPETKMIDDLLRDFQANKIHIAIVVDEFGGTSGIVTMEDIIEEIVGEIHDEYDDEERTYAVLNDHTWVFEAKTQLTDFYKITKIDEETFDEVAGDADTLAGLLLELKGEFPALHEKVTYGRYEFEVLEMDNRRILKVKFTVNAPAEPNSSSL; encoded by the coding sequence TTGGACCCAGACGCTTATTTATGCCAGTTGGCAGATGTTTTTAACGGTATATCCGTACAGACTCCTTCTATTTCGGCCGTTGTAGCCATTGTGTTGGCAGGTTTGCTTTTGCTTGTTTCCGGTTTTGCATCAGCTTCCGAAATAGCCTTTTTCTCTCTTTCTCCGTCAGACCTGAATGCAATAGCGGAGAGAAAGCATCCTTCGGATGAGAAAATCAGTAATCTGCTGGACAACAGCGAACGTTTGTTGGCAACGATTCTGATTACGAACAACTTCGTGAATGTAACCATAATCATGCTCTGCAACTTCTTCTTTATGAATGTGTTCCAATTTCATTCTCCCATTGCAGAGTTCCTCATTCTGACAGTAGTCCTTACATTTTTGCTGTTGCTTTTCGGTGAAATCATGCCTAAGATATATTCGGCTCAGAAGACGCTGGCTTTCTGCCGTTTTGCCGCTCCCGGCATCACGTTTTGCCGTTCCGTATTCTATCCGATGGCATCTATGCTGGTACGTTCCACCTCTTTCTTGAACAAGCATATGGTCCGCAAGAACCATAACATATCGGTCGATGAACTCTCGCATGCGTTGGAGCTGACCGACAAGGCAGAGCTTTCGGAGGAGAATAATATTCTGGAAGGTATCATCCGCTTTGGCGGGGAAACGGCCAAGGAGGTCATGACCTCTCGCCTTGATGTGGTGGACCTGGATATCCGTACCCCTTTCAAAGATGTGGTGAAGTGCATCGTAGAGAATGTCTACTCCCGTATTCCCATCTATGCGGATAGCCGTGACAATATCAAGGGGGTGCTTTATATCAAGGATTTGCTTCCCCATCTGAACAAAGGGGATAATTTCCGTTGGCAGTCGCTTATCCGGCCCGCCTATTTTGTGCCCGAAACCAAGATGATTGATGATTTGCTGCGCGATTTCCAGGCAAACAAGATTCATATAGCCATTGTGGTCGATGAGTTCGGTGGTACGTCGGGCATTGTCACCATGGAGGACATTATTGAGGAGATTGTGGGCGAAATTCATGACGAATACGATGATGAAGAACGTACATATGCCGTACTGAATGACCACACTTGGGTATTTGAAGCCAAGACCCAGCTGACTGATTTCTATAAAATAACGAAGATAGACGAGGAAACGTTCGATGAGGTGGCAGGGGATGCCGATACGCTTGCCGGACTTCTGCTGGAACTGAAGGGGGAATTTCCTGCTCTCCATGAAAAGGTGACCTACGGCCGTTATGAGTTTGAGGTGTTGGAGATGGACAACCGCCGTATCCTGAAAGTGAAGTTCACAGTAAATGCCCCGGCAGAACCCAACTCTTCTTCCCTTTAA